The Dromaius novaehollandiae isolate bDroNov1 chromosome 9, bDroNov1.hap1, whole genome shotgun sequence nucleotide sequence AATTCAATGAACTTGTTGATTTGCAGACAGCTCCCGCGTGAAGCAGCAGTTACTCCATGGTCCAAAGTGAATGCAGGTTTTGCTACTGGGCCTTATTTTCATGACTCTAAGAAAGCCTTCAGCAGCCTTCAGACCTGTGCTTGGGCTGGAGCACAGCACTGTCCCAGGATAAAAAACACCGCCTGTGTATCACCAGCACTTCTCACAGCTCCTTTGAACTACATTAATTGAGTGCCAAGTACTGCCGGCTTTTTGCAAGGTGGCCATAGTGTGTGGGATTTTTCTTGCAAACACCATTGTATAGATGAAGTAAAAGTCTGCTCTCCTTCTAGTGTGGTGAAATCATCTTCTTATGTCAAAGAGACTGGCTCTCTTCCCAACTTCTTTTGCCTTGGAGCAAAACCACTGCTCCAGTTTCTGATGCAAATCCTGAGAATTATTTAGTAGCAGCAGCTCATTTTCAAAAGCCAGTGACACCGGTGCATTTTTGCCTAAAGGAAACATTGTTCTTTCTGGACaacttttcctccattttcctctAAGGCAGCACTGGGAGATCTCAGGACTGTGTCTCTAAAATATTCATGTGATGGCTATTCATTATTCATGCAGTTTTACAAGGCTTGATTCAGCAGTATTACCAGCCTGATCCTGACGAGCAGATATGCTAAGACCCCCGCTGGAAGCACTCCTCTAAAGGAACCTGAGAACAATTTTGCTCTGTGGAAAATGCCAACCTTTTCAGCTGCAGATGGAAGTGTGTCATGAGCATAAGAAAAGGTGGACTTGAAGAGTTTGTCTCAGCCAGGAGGGCTGCTGCCAGGCTTGTGGACACCATATTCCTGACAGGGTGTGgagagcagctggagcagggctggcgaGAGAGGGGACACTCGGAAAGGCCATTCCTGCAAGTGGCCTGGGATTGATGGGGAAAGGGGGAATGTGTCATGTCctgtgcctcctcctccccgtcCCCTGGTGGGGACACACAGTGGCGGTCCCTCCTCCAGAGACACCTTCCGTCCCCATAAAGCTGGGAGCTTTGAGGGTAGCTCAGTCCTGGCAGCCTGGAGGCTGGCTGTGCTCTCAGGCAGAAGTGGCTTCGGGGTTTTGCTGGAGTGGTTCTGTGCCCAGGACATGGGAATCACTCCCGGGCCTCACAGAGCCCACGGGGTCTTTCAGAGAAGGGCTCGCTTCTGCCTCGGAGTAGCCGGCACCTCTGGTGAGCCTCTACAgcagggcactgggaggaggCCGGGCTTCCACCCTGCCAGAGCCCCCAAGCAAGTTTTTTAGACTCCGCTTTTCTACCAACCGTATGAAGATAAAATCACCTTCCTGCCTGGCAGGGCGGAGGGGAAGGTTGGTTAGAGAGAATTGCATGTGTCTTTCGAGATGCAAAGTGCCAGGCGGGAGGCTGGTGGGGACTTCTCCAGCGCCCACTGCTCCCGCACACGGGCGGCCGCGCCAcatccctgcctccctccttgcCCACCAGCCCCGCCGCCCACACTGTCTGCCGCTCCACGAGGCTGGAGGGCCGCAGGGCCGGACGTTGCGGCACTGCACCAGCCGGCACAGGGCCATACGGCAGGAGGTGCCGCCTTGGTGCTGCCTTTGTACCCTTGCACATGGGCTGCTGAGCAGCACCCGGCCGCAGGGTGCCTGGCCCGGCCCCGCTTGCCCGCCGTGGGGGCGCAGCTGGGGCTCGGCACCCCCGGCCTCCAGCAGCCCTTCTAATTTTAGCTGCGGGCGCAGGAAGCGCCGCCGCTGCCTGTGCAGGAAGCAGGGTGTACCCGCCCTCAGCGGCTGAAAAACACCCGTGGAGGAGGTGTGCCACCGACCGCCGCCACCCCAGCTGGCCAAGCCGAGCAGCGCAGccctggcccccccgggccgccccagCGGTGGGACCTGGGGCGCCcgagccggggctgctgcggcacCTCATGGTGCAGAGAAGCAGGAGGGCCGCCCGGGGCTGCGTGAGGCACCTATTAATTGGGGACCCTCTTGCTTGAGAGCACAAGTGGTTCGCGTGGCCTTGTTGCCCGGCTGACTCATTCTGTGCTGCCGCTGAGCACCTAGCAGTAGGAAGCAACCTGCCGCCAGTGCCGGTGAGGGCTGGATCACAACCAGGGGCTCAGAGATGCTCGGCACCCTCCGTGCCCCGCGGCGACTGCCCGAGGGTGCTGGGCACCAGTCAGACTTTCTGCTCTGTGGGAAATCCTGACATTTCAACATCTCCTCTGGCCGGATTCAGAACAGAGTTGAAACTTCATCATTTATCACAGTATGGAGGCTCTAAGACACTTTGttttggaaatactgaaatgccTGTTTGAAATGTTTCACTTTGACTGTCTCGCTTCAACTGCTGCAGCAAGATGGGATCCATTGCCATCTGAGAAAAGAAAGCCTCAGTGTTTTCATACGCTGATGAAATCAATCCATTCCCATGAATTATTTTGGTCTTGCCATATCAGCGTTTCCCAAGAGCATACTGCTCAGGCAGAAATAGCGCCttttcccctccactccccccaTCCATGGAGACCGGCCTGAGCTCCGTTTCCAGTGGCGGGGCACGAAGGGCATCctaggagcagggctgctccgcGCAGGAGCCCTGCCAAGCCCGGCTGGTGCAGCTGTGGCCTCCAGCGTAAGACggggcagcagggaaggaggaggaggagggtggagCGGGGCGAGAAGTGGGGAGCTGTGCCAAGGGCCAAGCGTAACACTAGCTGCGTGGCTGGCGTGCGGGGTAGGCTGGGCTAGTAGGGAGAGATGGTATCTCACCGACTTTCCCATGCCTTGCACGAGCTCTGCAGGCTGGCGCATGGAGGCAGGTGATATTCACAGCTGCTAGTGTGTTACATGCCGGGAGAGCAGGCGGCTTTGCTGCcccgggctgcagggccaggcagcTCGTGCTGCCTGCCCAGCATGGGCCTTGCGCTCACGGGGGGGCCGGcagcccgcccccgccccgcaggGCAGCCCCCGCCTCGCCGCGTCCCAGCTTCCCGATGGGCATGCACTGTGGCACCCAGCGTCACGGAAATGTCCCCGCGGTTAGGCCTCCTGGACTTCACAAGGACACCCAGCACCACCAAACTGGGAGCTGAaacatggctcctcagcccagctctgcactATGAACGTTCAGCATTCTGTTTGGGAATCGTTGTCACAGGCCACTAACATTTGCAAAGCGCTCTTCCATCGCAGGAGCGTTAGCAATCCCGCCGTGCTCAGAAATGAAGCAGCCACTGGAAATAATTCAGGCGTGACCGGCTCCCGCCCCGGGTGGTTCAGCAGGGTGCCACACGGGGAGACAGCGGCTCTCTGCTGAATGTGGCCAGTGCCACACCGTGTGCAAGGATGTCACACGTCACCCTAAGCCCCTGGACCTCTGCACACAGAAGTGTCTTCGGTTTTCACCTTGCGGACAtcagaacaaaaaggaaaagcaattctGGAGACAAAGTGAATTAGCAGGATAAAGCAATCTCTTTAGCTCCCTGGTGTGCAGCAGGATTATCCCGCAGGCTCACGGGATAATCCTGCAGTCTGTAACACCTGGGGGCTGCAGTCTGGCACATAGCCCCTCCTGCCACTGCACTGGCAGAGCTCGGCGGGAAGGTCCGGATGGGGGCAGCGCCTCCGGTCTGGCGCCGGTCCCGCTCAGCCGGGCGGACACGGCGAGGGGCGCGGAGCgagggcagcctgctgctgggcATCATGAGCAGGGGCACATGTGAGACCCGCTCTTGCCCTCCTACGGACTCGTGGTGCAACTCTGTGCAAGCAGCACAGGGCCCAGCTCAGCAAGGGGCTGAGCCCTCTGATCTCAGCCCAAAGGAGCATTTCAGTGGTGCCAGGCTTTAAGCCAATGACTAGTCTGGCCAGTTTACCCAGGACTGTGCAAGTGCTCGAGTGCTCTTCAGGCCAGGGCTCTTAAAGCTCTCCTGTTTCAGTTTTCCCGCCGAGAAATGAAGGGTTAATGCGTTCACTCCGCAGGGACGACAGCAGCCTTTCTGCTGCTCCAAAAGTGCTTTGCTAGAACCACCAAAGACAGGAAATGCAATGTGTTACAGATACACACCCATTATCGGCCTCCGAAAGCGATACATGCTATATCATGTGTGTCCCggcaagagctgctgcagaaGCTCTGGTTCAATCTCAAGGGACCACATTTGAAAACCTTCCCTCCAATAAGCAGTTGTTTTTGAATTGTAAGCAAATAGTCGAATGCCTTGAATAACCTGACACGGGTCACTGTGGTTACTTGCAGTTCCAGAGCAATCTGCTAGATGGCACgatgcaataataataatatcgaTGATAATAATACGTGGATTTGTTTTAACTGATCTGGACTCTATGGATGATTTGCGGAATAGTTTAAACATATAAGTGTGTGCTCTACTGCATCGGTAAATATCGCTCCCCTTCTGTAGTTCATTTGTTTAAATAACGATGAGGTGCTGCTTGCTGCCGCTCGGGGGGTTTTCGCTCTGCCGGAGGATGTGATAGACCGTCTGAGCAGCCGCAGCCGCTGCAGAGCGAGACGGGCCGGCCCTGCGGAGCTCTCGCGGGGTGGGCGACCGCCCCCGCGCAGCGAGCCCCGCACGGCAGGCAGAGCGCGGCgaggctcccgcggccccggccccgcgtcccccgCCAGGGCGacgccgcggggcgggccgggggcggcggcggcgaggccggggccgccccgccggggccggcccgcccccagcccgccctcccgcgcggggccggagccggggcgccgcggcgggcggcgcagagcggcggcggcgggcggcgagcagcgcgccggcggctccgcgggccgcgggcaccgggcggcggcggcggcggccgctccgccctcggcgcgcgcggggcctcccctCTGCGCGCCCGCGGAGGGTCGGCGCCCGCCTATATCTACGGCTGGGGCGGCCCGCCGCCCGCAAGGATGTGAggcgggcggccgcgcagccgccgccgccgtggcatgcgccccgcggcccgcagccgtgcccgtgcccgtCCCCGTGGCGCCtagccgcggccccgcggggcgatGCTGCCCTGGAAGCGGAGCAAGTTCGAGCTGATCGCGGGCGAGGCGCGGCGGCAGAGCAAGCCCAAGGGCTACGCGCTGAGCGCGCACTACTCGGCGCTCACCTCGCTGGCCCGCGCCTGCCCCGAGAGCGCCCTGCACCGCGTAGGCAGCATGTTCCGCTCCAAGCGGAGGAAGTTCCGCGTGACCAGCGAGGACCCCACGTACACCGTGCTCTACCTGGGCAACGCCACCACCATCCAGTCCAAGGGCGAGGGCTGCACCGACCTGGCCGTCTGCAAGATCTGGAGCAAGAGCGAGGCGGGCCGGCAGGGCACCAAGATGAAGCTGACCATCAGCGCGCAGGGCATCCGCATGGCCCACGCCGAGGACAAGGGGCTGCGCCGGCCCGGCCACCTCTACCTGCTGCACCGCGTCACCTACTGCGTGGCCGACCCGCGCCTGCCGCGCGTCTTCGCCTGGATCTACCGCCACGAGCTGAAGCACAAGGCGGTGATGCTGCGCTGCCACGCCGTGCTCGTCTCCAAGCCCGAGAAGGCGAAGGCCATGGCCCTGCTGCTCTACCAGACCTCGGCCACGGCGCTGGCCGAGTTCCGCCGGCTGAAGAAGCGGGACGACGCgcggcaccagcagcagcagctggtgggCGAGCAGAGCATCCCGCTGGTGCCGCTGCGGAAGCTGCTCAACGGGCAGTGCTGCTACAAGCCGCCGGTGGAGCGGAGCCGCAGCGCGCCCAAGCTGGGCTCCATCACCGAGGACCTGCTGggcgaggagcaggaggagcgggCCATGCTCTGCGACTGCGAGGACATCCTGGAGGCGCTGGGCGAGCCCGAGGGCGAGCTGCtgcgcgccggcgccggccgcggcgaGGGCCCGGAGCTGGGCCAGCTCCTCCGCGACCTGGGCGAGCTCAGCCTCGGCAACGACCTGCGCTCGCTGCGCGCCGACCTCCGCGTCCGCCGGCTGCTCTCCGGCGAGAGCACGGGCAGCGAGTCCTCCCTCGAGAGCAACGGGCAGGACGGCGGCGCCCCGCCGTGCAACGGCGCCGAGCAGCCGCCCCCCGGCGACCCCGAGACCGGCTgagcgcgcggccccgccgccggcgctccGGCCCCGCCAAGcctgcgcggccccgccggcagcgccctGGCCCCCGCCGGGGGTGCGCTGCCG carries:
- the FAM43A gene encoding protein FAM43A — protein: MLPWKRSKFELIAGEARRQSKPKGYALSAHYSALTSLARACPESALHRVGSMFRSKRRKFRVTSEDPTYTVLYLGNATTIQSKGEGCTDLAVCKIWSKSEAGRQGTKMKLTISAQGIRMAHAEDKGLRRPGHLYLLHRVTYCVADPRLPRVFAWIYRHELKHKAVMLRCHAVLVSKPEKAKAMALLLYQTSATALAEFRRLKKRDDARHQQQQLVGEQSIPLVPLRKLLNGQCCYKPPVERSRSAPKLGSITEDLLGEEQEERAMLCDCEDILEALGEPEGELLRAGAGRGEGPELGQLLRDLGELSLGNDLRSLRADLRVRRLLSGESTGSESSLESNGQDGGAPPCNGAEQPPPGDPETG